One Ethanoligenens harbinense YUAN-3 genomic window carries:
- the murA gene encoding UDP-N-acetylglucosamine 1-carboxyvinyltransferase, producing the protein MCKLMIEGGRQLRGTVDIQGAKNAALPVLAACVLCGSPCVIHNCPGLLDVDASCKILEHLGCRVRKERGTVTVDPTGVTEPGIPDALMREMRSSIVFLGAIAARLGRAHISFPGGCELGPRPIDLHLAALRRLGLVIHEEHGYLDCHCTGRLHGETIALSFPSVGATENILLAAATAKGMTTIINAAREPEIADLASFLNRCGAKVRGAGESVVEIEGVDALHGCEHAVIPDRIVAATYMAAAAATGGEVELRGVRQAHLSPVVPVFLEAGCAIRIAGNRLFLRGAHPLSPLRCVRTMPYPGFPTDAQAPVMAMSTLAAGNSLFVENIFENRYKHVPELVRMGASIKLEGKVAVVEGVGTLFGAPVVAADLRGGAALVVAGLAAEGVTEVTGLHHIDRGYTSIEQDLTRLGAQIHRAVANG; encoded by the coding sequence ATGTGCAAGTTGATGATCGAAGGCGGCAGGCAGCTACGGGGGACGGTTGACATTCAGGGCGCAAAGAATGCCGCGCTGCCGGTGCTGGCTGCCTGTGTGCTTTGCGGGTCCCCCTGCGTGATACATAACTGCCCGGGCCTGCTGGACGTGGATGCTTCCTGTAAGATTCTGGAGCATCTGGGCTGCCGGGTCCGGAAAGAGCGGGGAACGGTGACGGTCGATCCCACGGGTGTGACGGAGCCCGGCATCCCCGATGCACTGATGCGGGAAATGCGGTCTTCCATCGTATTTCTCGGCGCCATCGCGGCAAGGCTCGGCCGGGCGCACATCTCATTTCCGGGCGGCTGCGAGTTGGGGCCGCGTCCCATCGACCTGCACCTGGCCGCGCTGCGCAGGCTGGGGTTGGTCATCCATGAGGAACATGGGTATCTGGACTGCCACTGTACGGGCAGGCTGCACGGCGAGACCATCGCGCTCTCGTTCCCCAGTGTGGGCGCGACCGAAAATATTCTGCTCGCGGCAGCGACCGCAAAGGGAATGACCACGATCATCAATGCCGCGCGCGAGCCGGAGATTGCCGATCTGGCGTCTTTCCTCAACCGCTGCGGCGCCAAAGTGCGCGGCGCGGGGGAAAGCGTGGTGGAGATCGAGGGTGTGGATGCCCTGCACGGATGCGAACATGCGGTGATTCCGGACCGCATTGTGGCGGCCACCTACATGGCCGCCGCAGCCGCGACCGGCGGCGAGGTGGAACTGCGCGGCGTGCGGCAGGCGCACCTCAGCCCGGTGGTTCCCGTTTTCCTGGAAGCGGGATGTGCTATCCGCATCGCGGGAAACCGGCTGTTTCTGCGGGGCGCGCATCCTCTGTCGCCTCTGCGCTGTGTCCGCACCATGCCGTATCCGGGTTTCCCCACCGACGCGCAGGCTCCGGTGATGGCCATGTCCACGCTGGCGGCGGGCAACAGCTTGTTTGTGGAGAATATCTTTGAAAACCGCTACAAGCATGTGCCGGAGCTTGTGCGGATGGGCGCTTCCATCAAACTGGAGGGCAAGGTGGCGGTGGTCGAGGGAGTGGGCACGCTGTTCGGCGCGCCGGTCGTGGCGGCCGACCTGCGCGGCGGCGCGGCGCTGGTGGTGGCGGGGCTGGCCGCCGAAGGAGTCACCGAGGTGACCGGCCTGCACCATATCGACCGTGGGTACACATCGATCGAACAGGATCTGACACGGCTGGGCGCGCAGATCCACCGGGCGGTTGCCAACGGATAG
- the ftsW gene encoding putative lipid II flippase FtsW: protein MTAAGSRQRLQKKKQLLRGGFDLPLFVLVMIILMLGLVMMFSASYADGYYNHHGDGFYYIKRQGLWAALGLVVMYIMARVDYHRLRKFVLPVMAVTYLLLGVVLFTHPINGVRRWIDVGPINIQPSEIAKFAVVLLFAHLIAKFSNKRRNKMQTFKYGVAPFVLVLASVAALMIKEPHLSGTILILGIGCVMMFVGGTRIRWFVVGLSLAGAALLGMVLFTKVIVYAKNRLVYWLDPFKDPQHHGWQTIQSLYAIGSGGIMGLGLGNSRQKYLYVSEPQNDFVFPILCEELGLVGAVLVIVLFALLVWRGYVIAMRAPDRFGALMAVGLTTQVGLQAILNIAVTTNTIPNTGISLPFFSYGGSSLLMLLFQMGVILSISRYSSIEQT, encoded by the coding sequence ATGACGGCTGCCGGATCACGGCAACGGCTGCAGAAAAAAAAGCAACTGCTGCGCGGCGGGTTTGACCTGCCGCTGTTCGTGCTGGTAATGATCATCCTGATGCTGGGGCTGGTCATGATGTTTTCCGCCAGCTATGCGGACGGCTATTATAATCATCACGGCGACGGCTTTTACTACATCAAGCGGCAGGGGCTGTGGGCCGCCCTCGGGCTGGTGGTGATGTATATCATGGCGCGTGTGGATTACCACAGGCTGCGCAAATTCGTCCTGCCGGTGATGGCCGTCACCTATCTCCTGCTGGGCGTGGTGCTGTTTACCCACCCCATCAACGGGGTGCGGCGCTGGATTGATGTCGGTCCCATCAACATCCAGCCGTCGGAGATCGCCAAATTTGCCGTGGTGCTGCTGTTTGCGCACCTCATCGCCAAATTTTCCAATAAGCGTCGGAACAAGATGCAGACGTTCAAATACGGCGTGGCGCCGTTTGTGCTCGTGTTGGCCAGCGTGGCGGCGCTGATGATCAAGGAGCCGCATTTGTCCGGCACCATCCTGATCCTCGGTATCGGGTGTGTGATGATGTTTGTGGGCGGTACGCGCATCCGTTGGTTCGTCGTCGGGCTCAGTCTGGCGGGCGCCGCGCTGCTGGGGATGGTGCTGTTTACAAAGGTCATCGTCTATGCCAAAAACCGTCTGGTCTACTGGCTGGACCCGTTCAAAGATCCGCAGCACCACGGCTGGCAGACCATCCAGTCGCTCTATGCCATCGGTTCGGGCGGCATCATGGGGCTGGGTCTGGGTAATTCCAGACAGAAATACCTGTATGTTTCCGAACCGCAGAACGACTTCGTATTTCCCATCCTCTGCGAGGAACTGGGGCTGGTCGGCGCGGTCCTTGTCATCGTGCTGTTCGCCCTGCTGGTATGGCGGGGGTACGTTATTGCCATGCGCGCCCCCGATCGTTTCGGCGCCCTGATGGCGGTCGGGCTTACCACGCAGGTGGGCCTGCAGGCCATTCTCAATATTGCCGTCACCACCAACACCATCCCGAACACGGGCATCAGCCTGCCGTTTTTCAGCTACGGCGGTTCCTCTCTGTTGATGCTGCTGTTCCAGATGGGGGTCATCCTGTCTATTTCCCGTTATTCCAGCATCGAGCAGACGTAG
- the mraY gene encoding phospho-N-acetylmuramoyl-pentapeptide-transferase codes for MTDTVVLLAGVLAFAISGLSGIFFIPYLKKIKAGQSIRDVGPTWHKKKQGTPTMGGFLFICGTVLGMALAYLICSRLLHVGAALSSSQKIKLVGGIIMALLFGFIGFMDDYVKVVKKRNLGLTARQKSVLQLCAAVVFLIVMYLAGDRPSTMLIPFLNVQLRLGVLYWPFAALIIVGTVNAVNLTDGIDGLCGSVTMIVAIAFLLCSKIVSYAGFAALSAALAGGCLGFLVWNFHPARVFMGDTGSLFLGGLLCALAFGIGQPLILVPLGIIYIVETLSVIIQVISFKTTGKRVFKMSPIHHHFELSGWKENKIVLIFSLVTILCSAAAVAWLAVYMGLF; via the coding sequence ATGACCGATACGGTCGTATTGTTGGCAGGGGTACTGGCGTTTGCCATTTCCGGGCTTTCCGGTATCTTTTTTATTCCATATCTAAAAAAAATCAAGGCGGGGCAGAGCATCCGCGATGTAGGTCCCACCTGGCATAAAAAGAAGCAGGGCACGCCCACCATGGGCGGTTTTCTGTTCATCTGCGGCACGGTGCTGGGCATGGCGCTCGCCTACCTCATCTGCTCGCGCCTGCTGCATGTGGGCGCGGCGCTCAGCTCATCCCAGAAGATCAAGCTGGTGGGTGGGATCATCATGGCGCTGTTGTTCGGGTTCATTGGCTTTATGGACGACTATGTAAAGGTGGTCAAAAAGCGCAACCTGGGGCTGACGGCCAGGCAGAAATCGGTGTTGCAGCTATGCGCCGCCGTGGTGTTCCTGATCGTCATGTATCTCGCGGGCGACCGCCCGTCCACCATGCTCATCCCGTTTTTAAACGTGCAGCTGCGCCTGGGTGTGCTGTACTGGCCGTTTGCGGCGCTCATCATCGTGGGCACGGTCAACGCCGTCAACCTCACCGACGGCATCGACGGTCTGTGCGGGTCGGTGACGATGATCGTCGCCATCGCGTTTCTGCTTTGTTCCAAGATCGTGTCCTATGCGGGCTTTGCGGCGCTTTCCGCCGCCCTTGCGGGCGGCTGCCTGGGCTTTTTGGTGTGGAATTTCCACCCGGCGCGCGTGTTCATGGGTGATACGGGTTCCCTGTTTCTGGGCGGCCTGCTCTGCGCGCTGGCTTTTGGCATCGGCCAGCCGTTAATTTTGGTTCCGCTGGGCATTATATACATTGTGGAGACGCTTTCGGTCATCATCCAGGTAATTTCGTTCAAGACGACCGGCAAGCGGGTCTTTAAAATGAGCCCGATCCACCACCACTTTGAACTTTCGGGCTGGAAGGAAAACAAGATCGTACTGATTTTCTCGCTGGTGACGATTCTTTGCTCCGCCGCGGCGGTGGCATGGCTGGCCGTCTATATGGGCCTGTTCTGA
- a CDS encoding UDP-N-acetylmuramoyl-tripeptide--D-alanyl-D-alanine ligase: protein MEQITLDFILNATGGRLTRACFNCRCTDVSTDTRTIRPGSLFIALRGARFDGNAYLKTAFEKGASIALAERPCPGWPVVLVDDAYVALRALAAAYRRRFSLPVVGVTGSVGKTSTKEMIFSVLSQAFRTLKNEGNLNNLIGMPMSVFGLERQHEAAVFEMGMSAFGEISALSQVAAPDIGVITNIGVSHIEMLGSQENILKAKLEILDGMRPGGKLILNGDDPLLAGVQTDKAEVITYGIENTGCAYTAEEVESGAEGTAFCLRYPGGSIAARLQVAGKHNVYNALAAFAVGRVLGMEPDTIAAGFLQYAPTGYRQKIERVGGVTFVEDCYNASPDSMRSAFDVLRTVQKTGRRLAVLADMLELGDTAPDAHRAVGREAAENGVDVLFSYGENARYYQEGYTQAGGTQGAHFTDKAALTDALCQMLREGDAVLFKGSRGMRLEEIIQTAGERWTSR, encoded by the coding sequence ATGGAACAGATCACGCTGGATTTTATCCTGAACGCAACCGGGGGAAGGTTGACACGCGCGTGCTTCAACTGCAGATGCACCGACGTATCCACCGATACCCGCACCATCCGGCCGGGCAGCCTGTTCATCGCGCTGCGCGGGGCGCGTTTCGACGGCAACGCCTATCTGAAAACGGCATTTGAAAAAGGCGCGTCGATCGCACTGGCCGAGCGGCCATGCCCGGGCTGGCCGGTGGTGCTGGTGGACGACGCGTATGTGGCGCTGCGCGCGCTGGCGGCGGCTTACCGTCGGCGCTTTTCGCTGCCGGTGGTGGGCGTGACGGGCAGCGTGGGCAAGACCTCCACGAAGGAAATGATTTTTTCCGTGCTTTCGCAGGCGTTCCGCACACTGAAAAACGAGGGCAACCTCAACAATCTCATCGGCATGCCCATGTCGGTGTTCGGCCTGGAACGGCAACACGAAGCCGCCGTGTTCGAGATGGGCATGAGCGCGTTCGGTGAGATTTCCGCGCTCTCGCAGGTGGCCGCGCCGGACATCGGGGTCATCACCAATATCGGCGTCTCGCACATCGAGATGCTCGGTTCGCAGGAAAACATCCTCAAAGCCAAGCTGGAGATCCTGGACGGGATGCGGCCGGGCGGCAAGCTCATTCTCAACGGCGACGACCCGCTCCTTGCAGGCGTGCAGACCGACAAGGCGGAAGTTATAACCTATGGCATTGAAAACACCGGCTGCGCCTATACGGCTGAAGAGGTTGAAAGCGGCGCGGAAGGCACCGCGTTTTGTCTGCGCTATCCGGGCGGCAGCATCGCGGCGCGCCTGCAGGTGGCCGGCAAACACAATGTCTACAATGCGCTGGCGGCTTTCGCCGTGGGGCGGGTTCTGGGCATGGAGCCGGATACCATCGCCGCGGGCTTTCTGCAATACGCGCCCACCGGCTACCGGCAGAAGATCGAGCGGGTCGGCGGCGTGACCTTTGTGGAGGACTGTTACAACGCCAGCCCCGACTCGATGCGCTCGGCGTTTGATGTGCTGCGCACGGTGCAGAAAACCGGGCGCAGGCTGGCCGTGCTGGCGGATATGCTGGAGTTGGGCGACACGGCGCCGGACGCGCACCGCGCGGTCGGGCGAGAGGCGGCGGAAAACGGCGTGGATGTCCTATTCAGTTACGGCGAAAACGCCCGATACTATCAAGAAGGCTATACGCAGGCCGGCGGCACGCAGGGCGCGCATTTTACCGACAAAGCCGCGCTGACCGACGCACTCTGCCAAATGCTGCGGGAGGGCGACGCGGTGCTGTTCAAAGGCAGCCGCGGCATGCGCCTGGAAGAAATCATACAAACCGCTGGGGAAAGGTGGACGTCACGATGA
- a CDS encoding UDP-N-acetylmuramoyl-L-alanyl-D-glutamate--2,6-diaminopimelate ligase: protein MKLQNLLRDVSYTGGALPEFEITGITADSRKAGPGVVFVCIPGERADGHDFAASAAAAGSPAVLALRDTGAPVPHILVKDTRLAYALCCANFFGRPAERLRMVGVTGTNGKTTTTTLLKEILEYNGHKSGLIGTIVNMAGGKTLPSHLTTPEPYEFQQLLKTIADEGCEFAVMEVSSHALAQERVAGCHFEAAVFTNLTQDHLDFHKTMENYLEAKEKLFSMCDLGIVNVDDDYAPEIIRTAKCKTVTYSARYMNADYTARNIKLKNDGVEYEMVGNALIGRVSVPIPGAFSVYNTLAAAAAAVSLGIPFKQVLEALHQVKGVKGRIEVVPTGRNFTVIIDYAHTPDALEKILKSIRGFAKGRVVALFGCGGDRDKTKRPIMGMVAGRGADFCIVTSDNPRTEDPQAIIDDILPGMDGPAPYVVVPNRREAIAYALKNAQKDDIVLLAGKGHEDYQIIGREKHHFDEREVVAEILRCLPVHGEE from the coding sequence ATGAAACTTCAAAATCTGTTGAGAGATGTTTCCTATACCGGCGGCGCGTTGCCGGAATTCGAGATTACCGGCATCACGGCGGATTCCCGCAAGGCGGGGCCGGGCGTGGTGTTTGTGTGCATCCCGGGCGAACGGGCGGACGGGCATGATTTCGCCGCGTCCGCGGCGGCTGCGGGCAGCCCCGCCGTGCTTGCGCTGCGGGATACGGGCGCACCTGTCCCGCATATACTTGTAAAGGACACGCGCCTGGCCTACGCCCTGTGCTGCGCCAATTTTTTCGGCCGCCCGGCGGAGCGCCTGCGCATGGTGGGCGTGACCGGTACCAACGGCAAAACCACCACAACCACACTGCTCAAGGAGATTTTGGAGTACAACGGGCACAAATCCGGGCTGATCGGCACCATCGTGAACATGGCGGGCGGCAAGACGCTGCCCTCTCACCTCACCACGCCCGAACCGTATGAGTTTCAGCAGTTGCTGAAGACCATTGCGGACGAGGGATGCGAGTTTGCGGTGATGGAGGTTTCCTCCCATGCGCTGGCGCAGGAACGGGTCGCGGGCTGCCATTTTGAGGCGGCGGTCTTCACCAATCTGACACAGGATCATCTGGACTTCCACAAGACCATGGAAAACTATCTCGAAGCCAAAGAAAAACTGTTTTCCATGTGCGATCTGGGCATTGTCAATGTGGACGACGACTATGCGCCCGAGATCATCCGCACCGCCAAATGCAAAACGGTGACCTATTCCGCCCGGTATATGAACGCGGATTATACGGCAAGAAATATCAAACTCAAAAACGACGGCGTGGAGTACGAAATGGTTGGAAACGCGCTCATCGGACGGGTGTCGGTGCCCATTCCGGGGGCATTTTCGGTATACAATACGCTGGCGGCCGCGGCGGCCGCGGTGTCACTGGGCATTCCGTTCAAGCAGGTGCTGGAAGCGCTGCACCAGGTCAAGGGTGTGAAGGGCCGCATCGAGGTCGTGCCGACCGGGCGCAACTTCACCGTCATCATCGACTATGCACACACGCCGGACGCGCTGGAAAAGATCCTCAAGAGCATCCGGGGCTTTGCAAAAGGCAGGGTGGTGGCGTTGTTCGGCTGTGGGGGAGACCGCGATAAAACCAAGCGCCCCATCATGGGCATGGTGGCGGGACGGGGCGCCGATTTCTGCATCGTCACCTCCGACAACCCGCGCACCGAGGACCCGCAGGCCATCATCGACGACATCCTGCCCGGCATGGACGGTCCGGCGCCCTATGTGGTAGTGCCCAACCGCCGCGAAGCCATTGCCTACGCGTTGAAAAACGCGCAAAAAGACGACATCGTCCTGCTGGCTGGCAAGGGACATGAGGATTACCAGATCATCGGGCGCGAAAAACACCATTTCGATGAGCGCGAGGTCGTGGCGGAGATCCTGCGCTGCCTGCCGGTCCACGGGGAGGAATAA
- a CDS encoding penicillin-binding transpeptidase domain-containing protein, translated as MARGPGFSMKKKMLVILFGFFALGFAVLIVRLFILQVLDGPFYAQRAARQQLATVRISANRGSILDRNGKPLAQSATVWDVTVSPSYIKTDAERNKTADALSRILAIDRQTLYNKINQRISYVVVAKRIEKPTQELVADYIRENNIGYIGLVEDSKRYYPYGNFAGQVLGFTGTDDQGLAGVEAQYNSVLKGTSGKLVTAKNAHGTDMPYNYSAYEPPTDGDNVVLTIDEVVQHALENNLQQAVADNNVTNRVAAIAMNVNTGEILGMATEPGFDPNDPYTIADPAAQKTLAGLSGDALGQATANARQAQWRNKAITEPYEPGSVFKTITAASAIDAGVVKATDLFSDPGSIKVAGTTFHDWKAGGSGTVTFLQGFEQSINVVFIQVGQRLGVANFYKYLSNFGLTTKTGIDLPGEALSITIPEKRYGPVELASASFGQSNKFTPVEMITAIAAVSNGGKLVQPHIVKEITDPSGKVIKTFGTTVKKQVMTPEASKEMDRILQLEVTEGSGKNAYVAGYRIGGKTGTAQKLDVADSTARIASFCGVAPCDDPQVAVLLLMDEPHNTTSNYGGVIAAPVVGTIFSQILPYLGVQPQYTPEELAKVEVQAPNAVGRKAADAAQQFTAAGLNVQMVGGGDTVTAQMPAAGEMVPKGGSVVLYTGGAQPASTAVVPNLIGQTPEQVNAAMAAAHLNVNFTGLAQDATGETAYAQSQPVGAQVPPGTVVEVRFRDSTVKDDVIPSQ; from the coding sequence ATGGCAAGAGGACCGGGTTTTTCGATGAAGAAGAAAATGCTTGTCATCCTCTTTGGCTTTTTTGCCCTCGGGTTTGCCGTCCTCATTGTCCGCCTGTTCATCCTGCAGGTGCTCGACGGGCCGTTTTACGCGCAGCGCGCGGCCAGGCAGCAGCTTGCCACCGTGCGCATCTCGGCCAATCGCGGCAGCATCCTCGACCGCAACGGCAAGCCGCTTGCGCAGAGCGCCACCGTGTGGGATGTGACCGTTTCCCCGTCCTATATCAAAACGGACGCGGAACGCAACAAGACCGCCGACGCGCTTTCCCGCATCCTTGCGATCGACCGCCAGACCCTGTACAATAAAATCAACCAGCGCATCAGCTATGTGGTGGTTGCCAAGCGCATCGAAAAGCCCACGCAGGAGCTGGTGGCCGATTATATCCGGGAAAACAACATCGGCTACATCGGGCTGGTGGAAGACAGCAAGCGCTATTATCCCTACGGGAATTTTGCCGGACAGGTGCTCGGGTTTACCGGCACCGACGACCAGGGCCTCGCGGGGGTGGAAGCGCAGTACAACAGCGTGCTCAAGGGCACGTCCGGTAAGCTGGTCACAGCCAAGAACGCCCACGGCACCGACATGCCGTACAACTACTCCGCATATGAGCCTCCGACAGACGGCGACAACGTCGTTCTCACCATCGACGAGGTGGTGCAGCATGCGCTGGAAAACAACTTGCAGCAGGCCGTGGCGGACAACAACGTAACCAACCGCGTGGCCGCCATCGCCATGAACGTCAACACCGGGGAAATCCTCGGCATGGCCACCGAGCCGGGTTTCGACCCCAATGACCCCTACACCATCGCGGACCCGGCCGCGCAGAAAACGCTTGCCGGCCTGAGCGGGGATGCGCTGGGGCAGGCCACCGCCAATGCCCGGCAGGCCCAGTGGCGCAACAAGGCCATCACCGAGCCGTATGAGCCGGGGTCGGTCTTCAAGACCATCACAGCAGCCTCCGCCATCGACGCGGGCGTGGTCAAGGCCACCGACCTGTTCAGTGATCCGGGTTCCATCAAGGTGGCGGGCACCACCTTCCACGACTGGAAGGCGGGCGGCAGCGGCACGGTGACCTTCCTGCAGGGCTTCGAGCAATCCATCAACGTCGTGTTCATTCAGGTCGGGCAGCGTCTCGGCGTTGCCAATTTTTATAAATATCTTTCCAATTTCGGGCTGACAACCAAGACCGGCATCGACCTGCCGGGCGAGGCGCTCAGCATCACCATTCCCGAAAAGCGTTACGGGCCGGTGGAACTGGCTTCGGCGTCGTTTGGGCAGAGCAACAAGTTCACCCCGGTGGAAATGATCACCGCCATTGCCGCCGTGTCCAACGGCGGCAAGCTGGTGCAGCCGCACATCGTTAAGGAAATCACAGACCCGAGCGGCAAGGTGATCAAAACGTTCGGCACGACAGTCAAGAAGCAGGTGATGACACCAGAAGCGTCCAAAGAAATGGATCGTATTCTCCAACTGGAGGTCACCGAGGGCAGCGGCAAAAACGCCTATGTGGCGGGCTACCGCATCGGCGGCAAGACCGGCACCGCCCAGAAGCTGGACGTTGCCGATTCCACCGCACGCATTGCGTCGTTCTGCGGCGTTGCCCCGTGTGACGACCCGCAGGTGGCCGTGCTGCTGCTGATGGATGAGCCGCACAACACCACCAGCAATTACGGCGGTGTAATCGCGGCTCCGGTGGTGGGCACCATCTTTTCGCAGATCCTGCCTTACCTCGGCGTGCAGCCCCAATACACGCCGGAGGAACTGGCCAAGGTGGAGGTGCAGGCGCCGAATGCCGTGGGGCGCAAGGCGGCAGACGCCGCGCAGCAGTTTACCGCCGCGGGCCTGAACGTACAGATGGTGGGCGGCGGGGACACCGTGACCGCCCAGATGCCCGCAGCCGGCGAGATGGTACCCAAAGGCGGCTCGGTGGTGCTCTACACCGGCGGTGCGCAGCCTGCCAGCACCGCCGTGGTGCCCAATCTCATCGGGCAGACGCCCGAACAGGTAAACGCCGCCATGGCCGCCGCCCATCTCAATGTCAACTTTACGGGGTTGGCACAGGATGCGACAGGGGAAACGGCTTATGCGCAGAGCCAGCCCGTGGGGGCGCAGGTGCCGCCCGGCACGGTGGTTGAGGTCCGGTTTCGCGACAGCACCGTGAAGGACGATGTCATACCCTCGCAGTAA
- the rsmH gene encoding 16S rRNA (cytosine(1402)-N(4))-methyltransferase RsmH, translating into MQKFYHQSVLLHESIEALAIRPDGVYVDGTAGGGGHSAAIAAGLESGRLIALDADPDAVRAAGERLAPFGSKACVVQSNFRDMKRVLADLGIAEVDGILLDLGVSSHQFDTPARGFSYRADAPLDMRMSQSGLGARELLATASYAELVRILREYGEERFAPRIAAAICKRRETKPLETTFELSELVREAYPAPARRSGHPARKTFQALRMAVNGELESLSVLLDDALALLRPGGRLCIITFHSLEDRMVKQRFLSWAQGCICPPDFPVCVCGRKPQVRVVYKRGVLPSAEEIEANQRSRSARLRVAEKLEQD; encoded by the coding sequence ATGCAGAAGTTTTATCACCAGAGCGTATTGCTCCATGAAAGCATTGAAGCGCTTGCCATCCGGCCGGACGGCGTGTATGTGGACGGCACGGCGGGCGGGGGCGGGCATTCCGCCGCCATCGCCGCCGGGCTGGAGAGCGGCCGCCTGATCGCACTGGATGCCGACCCGGATGCCGTGCGCGCCGCGGGGGAGCGGCTGGCGCCGTTTGGTTCCAAAGCGTGCGTGGTGCAATCCAATTTCCGCGACATGAAACGCGTGCTCGCGGATCTGGGCATCGCCGAAGTGGACGGCATCCTGCTCGATCTCGGCGTCTCTTCGCACCAGTTTGACACGCCCGCGCGCGGCTTCTCCTACCGGGCGGATGCGCCGCTGGATATGCGGATGTCCCAGTCCGGCTTGGGCGCCAGGGAACTGCTGGCCACCGCCTCCTACGCCGAGCTGGTGCGCATCCTGCGCGAATACGGCGAGGAACGGTTCGCGCCGCGCATCGCCGCCGCCATCTGTAAGCGGCGGGAGACCAAGCCGTTGGAAACGACGTTTGAGCTTTCCGAACTGGTCCGCGAAGCCTACCCCGCGCCTGCAAGGCGCAGCGGGCACCCGGCGCGCAAAACGTTCCAGGCGCTGCGCATGGCGGTAAACGGAGAGCTGGAGTCGCTCAGCGTACTGCTGGACGACGCGCTGGCATTGCTTCGCCCGGGCGGCAGGCTCTGCATCATCACCTTTCACTCGCTGGAGGACCGGATGGTTAAGCAGCGCTTTTTAAGTTGGGCGCAGGGTTGCATCTGCCCGCCGGATTTTCCGGTGTGCGTCTGCGGGCGCAAGCCGCAGGTCAGGGTGGTGTACAAACGGGGCGTCCTGCCGTCGGCGGAGGAGATCGAAGCAAACCAGCGTAGCCGCAGCGCGCGCCTGCGCGTGGCGGAAAAACTGGAGCAGGACTGA
- the mraZ gene encoding division/cell wall cluster transcriptional repressor MraZ, translated as MLIGKYQHNIDAKGRVFIPARLREDLGEHFILTKGLENCLYVYSETEWGVLEARIRALPFSKGRQLQRFFFAGACDVEADKQGRIVLPADLRAYAGLEHEAVIIGASTRAEIWDSKRWETACEAITPETVEQAMEELGF; from the coding sequence ATGCTGATTGGGAAATATCAACATAATATCGATGCCAAGGGCCGCGTGTTCATTCCCGCTCGCCTGCGGGAAGACCTGGGGGAGCATTTCATCCTGACCAAAGGGCTGGAAAACTGTCTCTATGTCTATTCCGAAACCGAATGGGGTGTGCTGGAGGCCCGTATCCGCGCGCTGCCGTTTTCCAAAGGGCGGCAGCTCCAGCGGTTTTTCTTTGCGGGCGCGTGCGACGTGGAGGCGGACAAGCAGGGCCGTATCGTGCTGCCGGCCGATCTGCGTGCCTATGCGGGGCTGGAACACGAGGCGGTCATCATCGGCGCTTCCACCCGCGCGGAAATTTGGGACAGCAAACGTTGGGAAACCGCTTGCGAAGCCATCACGCCGGAAACGGTGGAGCAGGCCATGGAGGAGCTCGGGTTCTGA
- a CDS encoding ATPase, which translates to MSVDELLDSLDEMIDRSWGLPLLGGRCMLDAERVREIIDDIRLNLPAEIRQARAIVADRSEIVRNAREEAAAIVRAAQEKANAMIREDEITRNAREKANDIMTQANQQSKEVKIAAADFVDKLMHNCEEAMAGSLGELRQARQALRKTGRKP; encoded by the coding sequence ATGAGCGTGGATGAACTTTTGGATTCTCTGGATGAAATGATCGACCGTTCCTGGGGGCTGCCGCTGCTGGGCGGGCGTTGCATGCTCGACGCCGAACGGGTGCGCGAGATCATAGACGATATCCGGCTCAACCTGCCTGCGGAGATTCGCCAGGCCAGAGCGATCGTGGCCGACCGTAGCGAAATCGTCCGGAATGCGCGTGAGGAGGCGGCCGCCATCGTGCGCGCAGCGCAGGAAAAGGCAAACGCGATGATCCGCGAGGATGAGATTACCAGAAATGCCCGGGAAAAAGCCAATGATATTATGACGCAGGCCAACCAGCAGTCCAAAGAAGTGAAGATTGCCGCCGCGGATTTTGTGGACAAGCTGATGCACAACTGTGAAGAAGCAATGGCGGGTTCTCTCGGCGAATTGCGCCAGGCCAGGCAGGCACTTCGCAAAACCGGCCGCAAGCCCTAA